The following coding sequences are from one Stigmatopora nigra isolate UIUO_SnigA chromosome 12, RoL_Snig_1.1, whole genome shotgun sequence window:
- the gpr137ba gene encoding G protein-coupled receptor 137Ba, which yields MEAPMEGARDSFPLPTLTPAVPPYVTLGLTVVYSAFYSLLFIFIYVQLWLVLRYRHKRFSYQTVFLFLCLLWSALRTVLFSFYFKNFVTANTLGPFAFWLLYCLPVCLQFFTLSLMNLYFAQVVFKAKSKYAPELLKYRLPLYLVFLFMSVLFLAVNLACAMLVRMSAADTRTVVLVRVAINDTLFVLSAVSLSLCLYKMAKMSLANIYLESKGTSVCQVSAIGAIVILLYTSRACYNLVVLGLSNNSINSFDYDWYNVSDQADLQSTLGDTGYIVFGVILFVWELLPTSLVVFFFRVRQPNLDRTGSGLPSHVFSTRAYFFDNPRRYDSDDDLAWSVMPQNIQASLVADSYEWGSQSISNSIGAYVGGDDIYHLPLPPEELSHY from the exons ATGGAGGCCCCGATGGAGGGGGCTCGAGACTCGTTCCCCCTGCCCACTCTCACGCCGGCCGTGCCCCCCTACGTGACCCTGGGTTTGACGGTGGTCTACAGCGCCTTCTACTCGCTGCTCTTCATTTTCATCTACGTTCAGCTCTGGTTGGTGCTGCGATACCGGCACAAGCGATTCAGCTACCAGACAGTGTTTCTGTTCCTGTGCCTGCTGTGGTCGGCCCTGCGCACGGTTCTCTTCTCCTTCTACTTCAAGAACTTTGTGACGGCCAACACTTTGGGGCCTTTCGCCTTCTGGCTGCTCTACTGCTTGCCCGTGTGCCTGCAGTTCTTCACCCTCAGCCTCATGAACCTCTACTTTGCACAG GTCGTGTTCAAGGCCAAGTCCAAATATGCACCAGAGCTCCTGAAGTACag GCTGCCGCTCTACCTAGTCTTCCTGTTCATGAGCGTGCTGTTTTTAGCCGTCAACCTAGCATGTGCCATGCTGGTGAGGATGTCAGCAGCGGACACTCGCACTGTGGTGTTGGTGAGGGTGGCCATCAACGACACCCTCTTCGTCCTGAGCGCCGTCTCACTCTCGCTGTGTCTCTACAAGATGGCTAAAATGTCCTTGGCTAATATATATCTGGAATCCAAG GGAACGTCAGTGTGCCAAGTGAGTGCTATAGGAGCCATTGTCATACTCCTGTACACATCCAGGGCCTGCTACAACCTGGTCGTCTTGGGACTCTCAAACAATAGCATCAACTCCTTCGACTACGACTGGTATAACGTTTCTGACCAG GCAGATTTACAGTCTACCCTGGGGGACACCGGCTATATTGTTTTTGGGGTGATCTTGTTTGTATGGGAACTGCTACCTACGTCTCTCGTGGTTTTCTTCTTCAGAGTCCGTCAGCCCAACCTGGACAGG ACCGGCTCGGGACTTCCTAGTCACGTCTTCTCCACCAGGGCTTACTTCTTCGACAATCCTCGACGCTACGACAGCGACGATGACCTAGCTTGGAGTGTCATGCCTCAGAACATACAAGCCAG TTTAGTCGCTGACAGTTACGAGTGGGGGAGCCAGAGCATCAGCAACAGCATTGGCGCCTACGTCGGAGGGGACGACATTTACCACCTGCCACTTCCTCCGGAAGAGCTCAGCCATTACTGA